The sequence below is a genomic window from Bombus affinis isolate iyBomAffi1 chromosome 13, iyBomAffi1.2, whole genome shotgun sequence.
AATATTCAAATGTGATAAAAAAGAAGGAAGTAGCTAAAATTTAAATAGTATTTCgactaaatatttaaatcttaatgtataatatttgaaaatatctatacataataataaattataatatatataatgaagatatatcatatatttttgtaacataatcattttataaaattatgtaaagTTATAAATAATGAATTTGCATATATGTGCAATTTAATTGGTTTCTGTATATTAATTTTGGTTATTTTTGATTTtcatataaatgaaatttttttttatatctattaAGTTATTTACAACCAATTCCTTTATTAGTTTGCAACCATATTATAGGCAAATGCGATGTAAGTATAGGAACTAAAATTAAAGAGTTGCAACATGTAGTAAGGATACTTCtttagaaatgaaaaattttacaATTAGTTTAACCTATTCGACGATTGAATTAATTGGCTGGAAAACAGCACGATTTAcgtagtggtagtagtagtgtAGGCAGTGACACGTCAAGCTTGACGTAAACATGGATGGTCAGCTAGCGGTAGGTTTATTAATGAgtattctacatttttttatatagaTTTGGTAGCAAAGTGCACTTCTTGTTAATATATTCTTGATATAAGTATCGTCTCGTGCAATCGTAATCATGAATCGTGCTGGATCATCGAAAGTTGTACAGCATAACCTCTCTCCAATGCTTCGGAGTGACCAGGATCGCGAATTTCAGCAACGCGTATGATTTCTACTGATTTTAAGTTTGCTTTCCGTATCTGTCCCCATTTATTAAAGATGACTAAATGAGAGTGTTTTCTAACCTCTTTCAATTCAGCGTAACACTGCGTAACATGTGTAATTATTAAACGAAATTGTACTTGAGTCCTATATGGGTGCATACATGAGAAAGATTTTTTAATAAGTAATGATTTAGCAAGATATttttacacatatatatattgtatatttataggaaccaacactttataccgtcAAGGGTATGGCCATTCTGGACAATGATGGCAACAGAATATTAGCTAAATAttatgacaaaaatatatttcctaCATCGAAAGAACAGAAAACATTTGAAAAAAATCTTTTCAACAAAACGCACAGAGCAAATGCAGAAATTATAATGCTGGATGGTTTAACATGTGTTTATAGAAGTAACgtagatttattcttttatgtTATGGGAAGTTCTCATGAAAATGAGGTATGCGCAAACCCTAAACATTCAGTTATATTAGTAATAGAAGatattgttatattttaattcttgaattttattttagctgATCTTAATGAGTGTATTAAATTGTTTATATGATTCAGTGAGTcaaattttaagaaaaaatgttgAAAGAAAAGCTGTTTTAGATAGCTTAGACATAGTCATGTTAGCAATGGACGAAATTTGTGATGGAGGGTAAATAAAAGTGTTTAAACAATATGCTAACattaataaaaagagaaataaaaatttgaaactttTCAGAATTATTCTTGATGCTGATGCCTCGAGTGTGGTTCAAAGGGTGGCATTAAGAACAGATGATATCCCACTTGGGGAACAAACAGTCGCACaggtaatatttaatattaagtataaaatatttaattgatttaATGGCATAACAAAGTTTATGACCATTTACCACATAGAAACATTTTCGATTTTTTTATCTTGTGTTCATGCATCATTCAACATTCTTCGCATAGTCTCTGATTGTAAGTTTTTGTGATTCTGAAATGCAGAATTATCAACAATCTTTCATAGGATTTTCATTTGTGtcattaaatattttgtttttgttCTAGGTTTTACAATCTGCGAAAGAACAACTCAAGTGGTCTTTACTAAAATAAGATTTATATACAGAAAATTATATTGAATACCTAAAGTTATtactttaaaatataaaaattgtatgaaccTGTAATGTTTAAATATTAAAGAACAAAAAATTCTTTATTAGATATTTTGTAAATTCCGTATTTAAGTTATATTACCATTTGATTAGAGAAACAATTAAATGTtctatactaaattcataaattatagTATTTATTTATAAGGTTTATAATGGAAACTATGTATTAATATCAGTATGTTCAGCATTATCATTATATTCTTCATTTAGTACTTATTTTGTATGTTGCATCCTGATGcatattaaagaaaaaaatagtttTTAAATTACTGTTTTTTAAAAGCATGCATTCCTTTGAAATGTTACGTATTACACACATCGCACATGAGTGTAATATTAGAAGCTTTCTTCTTCATTCTACACTTCCAATACACTCGTTTAACTTTGTTCTGGAATAAACGAATATCGACATATAGTTTCATTAGTAGTTGTAATAGAAACGAGTTAcgacatatataaaataattacttttGTAAATCATgtaagtaatttttaataatgttCAATTAGCAGATAGCGAAGATTAAAGATCTAAATCTCTCAGCTCATAAGCGAAGTTTTTTTAACATTTAAGAGCTTAAAGCAAAAACCTAGAACCTAAGGAATAATTCGAGATTAATATAATATGCAATTAGAATAATTTGTATAACAATTTTTCCTGGCATTAGTCATACATAATTGGTTATAAGTGTTTCCGCCGATTAACTAAAATTTGTAAATCTTCATACACACATTTCGTACGTTAAAAGGAATGTAAAAAGAAAGCTAAGGAACTAATTCAAAATACGCAATCATTAAAGTTCGCAAATTAATCCTTTTAATTAGTGTTTTTTACTAAtgaaaatttgttcaatttgCGAATAGTGAAACACTATCAAAATGCAGCGGTGAAAAGTGGAATAGCTATTGCTATTTTCCTAACACGCTATTGCTCTCTTTCTTTAATACTTTTGTCTTTTTCGCACACTATCACCCCTCTTCGTCTACGGACAAGTCATATGCTGTCATCTATCTGTACGTACTCTAAATTGCAGTACATGGCTCGTCCGATATTCGTTTCAGGGCAAGGAATGCGATTTTTGTCTTTGGATGAGACATGTGCTGTTATCTATCTAAGATCAAAGAAACTGCAATTTAGAGTATGTATAGATAGATGGCAGCATACTTATCCGTAATCAAAGAGGGGCGATAGTGTACGACGAAGACATATGTCTAGCGTTAAACAAGGGGAGCAATAGTTTGTGACAAAGATACCAATAGCGATTAGTTCAATTTTTCATAGCTACGTGGTGATAGTGTTTCATTGCCTACAAATCGAACAAATTGTCATTAACAAATGAAGCTAATGAAGAGGATTAGTTTGCGAAGTTTCATGCttgcatttttcaaatttgattCTAAAGTTTCTTTCTACGTTTCCTTTAacttatgaaatatatatttacaagtTCTATTCAATAGAGGGAAGCATTAACCGAAACAATATCTAATTCGTCGTAAACCAAGCCTGAAACTAGAGTCTAGGTCGTGCTTGGGCCTGCGTCTAAGATATAATAATTAGGAAATACATGCGTTGGTATGCAACGCAATTTCGACGTCCTTGAAGAAGTTATCAAGATGACTATTACCagactcctcttctttctttttttattaccgCCATCTTGAGATCGCTTGAGTTATAATTCTTTCCAAACCTTAACTTTCACAGTGGCGAAAATAATTTATACGTTAGAGTTAAAATCAATGCGTACATGTAATATGTATGTTcgcatatgtgtatatatatatgtcggattaaagtcaggattatggggatgggcgtttaatgaattttcgttggaattagccattgccgtgatacaatggagagtttattagcacgggcttattaacaagattacgcactagtgatgatgaccttaggttcgaaacgaatccgcggtcacgggatggtaaacgtatgttctcgcacagttcaagtctaactctttattaactagatgtgatgtattcgctggttgtaaggtggcactatcattcgtcgatgagatcgtacgaaagaatgaatctccgtctcgacgatgtcgtcgaggaaaactatattgggtgggtctaaggatatgagatcctcggattcgtcaaagaaagctttctttccaaaggagagggaaattagcgctgttgctaattggtcgatctccatatcggcgttttgaaagagatgctggccgcccttgaggggaggttgttgacggggggcaacgctcgtggacgataggtttctcctatcttcccgtagttgcaacaaagtctatttgacggacttcgcttgactaaatcttaagatctatagcgggtccttacgttagctaaacatacgccacaaaggcatgccgacacccggcgatcatcttacccgaaggacaaaatctgcgtgtggcgggccgcgggatagaaactattgaagtatttactgccacgtatcgctacgactatttcttttaaggagaggtatagagttactctgtgcctttgttagataaaacgttcatccctttgaccgcggctacgttcggcgactgattgtcgcctcgagcccaagctcatgatcataaatctcgaacaatcggagcggcattcgtttaatccaagttacagagttgcggtattcccgcgaatccaaggaggagctccggcgttctttcatctccgacatatatatacacagtaCATATAGGTACGTACATATAGTTACTAGACGTTAACCTCCTTGTTAATTTTACGATCCTAATAGGAAATCGTGATTTAAGTTAAAAGAAATGAGTGACAGCGGATCTTATTATCCGTATACCTATGCCAGTTACACAAACGTGTCAATTCCTATGAATCTTTCGTATAGCGTGCAAACAATCAGAAATACAAAAAAGTAGAAATCGAACGAAACAAATGTCCAGtcaatttaaaagaaatataattcttCTTATAATTAGGAAAATCAATTTTTCTGATAATTCCAAAGTTTAGGCGTTTGCACGTTGTTTTAACTCATTTGAAGGGTAAAAGGGGTGCGAtagttctttctttctttctttttttttttgtctttctCCAACCCCTAGGGAAATCTGAGGTTGAGCCATAGCGGGAGGAAGGCTAAAGGTGTGCAGATAACTACACGTAGAGAGCGTAGGACAGTGGTCGCTTATTCGAAGTCGAGTGACAAGCTCGTAGCCCGATTCGATTGTGTTCGTTGGTTACTCTTTCATCGGGTTCCTCCGCGTTGGGAATTTTAGATTTGATTACAAAACGCGTCGTACTATCCTCCTACCATCGACATCGTCTCCTCCACCTCCCCTACAATCGTGCTTTTACCCTTGCCACTAGCGATGGGATCAACACGTCCGCGTGTTGagcttttactttttactttttactccTTCCTCCACCTTgctatattttatgaaatgaaaGTATTACGTCGCTTTATAAAAGGACCATGTAATCGGATAGTATTTATATAAGATAAGATAGTAGTTACATACGTCTCTTGATTTTAgtaattaaattcaattaagaTTACACGATCGTTCCTTTAACCATTCGATTTAATATCGAGTGATTTACATTTCGATTCGATATACGTTCATTGAATTACTCTGATGCTATTTTGTTCCACAACCTCCCTCCACTTTTCACGCAACTTGAAAATTTCATCCTTCCAGAACCTCTCAGGTCTTTCGGCGAGAAACTTTTCGATATAATCTTTCATGTCGACCAAATTCCTTAGAAATCGCAATGAACTTTCCGGCTGACCCAATGGTTTGATTGTTCTATCAACGATTACTCTATTGatgttaatattatataataacattatatattatagtatgTTGTTATATGATATAGTATTAGATAATAATggtctttatatatatataatataatataatacttataatataagtataatataagttattatattatatatatttatattatgttatataatatttgtattatattatatattgttattatataatgttatatatatttatattatgttatataaggtatataatataagtataatataacttataatataatactaataatataatacttacaatatatatattgtaagtATTTAAAGAATATTAATCGTAAAGGAAAATTGTTACAGATTTGCAAACGGAGCTTATTGTGAGGAATTATTACAGGTTCTTTTAGATTCGAAATGGACCAGGCCTAGTACTGGTGTTTACATTAACTTGTACTAAGATTATACACTTTTTTGAGTGACAATTACAATTACAATTACTCGATGTAAGTAGAAAATAGCATCGAGCTAGGATAGGAAGATCATTTCATTAACTTTATTCCTCGTTTGCAGAATTATACTATCATTATTCATGAAATTGTACAAGTCAAGTTACAGGATTATATATAGGACtgctatatataataataatcctaCATATtcttgtataatgtataatttgtaatttgtcaATTTACTAATACTATTAGTTGACTAGTAgctaaaaaaaatgtaataaaatcgAACAAAGAACGAACAGAGTCGGTCCTATCGCTAGCTGCGTCCGCCACCCCGTTCTGCCTGCACCGATGAAAAACTCTTGTTGCTCGATCGCGACGGAATTATTGGCCGACCGTGCTTATTTATGGCGTTCATTTTCCTGGAGATTGCAGGAGAAAACAGCTACGATCTCTCTTGCACTGGAACGATTTTTTTGCGGCAACACGTCGATCCACGATTTACGATATGTCAGCTGAGAAGTGAGCAGGACGTTGATAACGACGACACTTTGACGTGGAGGATCGTCGTGCATGGAGGATGGTCTCGCGGCTAAATTAATTCCACAACTTTTGGATTTGTTCTCGAGCAAGAAAATATTCATCCAGGCCTCTGGTGACTGACGTTGCCTCTTTGATTCGATGATAGCGGTAGTCTTCTTTGGTTGAAGCCATAACGGGACCAGTGGATTTACAATaatacgtttgaatctcgcttataagaatttttagacatattattattatttttagatGTCATAATTAGTAGATTATGGATGCGttcatgggaaatttaaaggtacagaaatgtacagaatgcatattacatataaaagtatataaaatatacaaaatagcaTA
It includes:
- the LOC126923499 gene encoding coatomer subunit zeta-1 isoform X1 translates to MNRAGSSKVVQHNLSPMLRSDQDREFQQREPTLYTVKGMAILDNDGNRILAKYYDKNIFPTSKEQKTFEKNLFNKTHRANAEIIMLDGLTCVYRSNVDLFFYVMGSSHENELILMSVLNCLYDSVSQILRKNVERKAVLDSLDIVMLAMDEICDGGIILDADASSVVQRVALRTDDIPLGEQTVAQVLQSAKEQLKWSLLK
- the LOC126923499 gene encoding coatomer subunit zeta-1 isoform X3, giving the protein MAILDNDGNRILAKYYDKNIFPTSKEQKTFEKNLFNKTHRANAEIIMLDGLTCVYRSNVDLFFYVMGSSHENELILMSVLNCLYDSVSQILRKNVERKAVLDSLDIVMLAMDEICDGGIILDADASSVVQRVALRTDDIPLGEQTVAQVLQSAKEQLKWSLLK
- the LOC126923499 gene encoding coatomer subunit zeta-1 isoform X2; its protein translation is MDGQLAEPTLYTVKGMAILDNDGNRILAKYYDKNIFPTSKEQKTFEKNLFNKTHRANAEIIMLDGLTCVYRSNVDLFFYVMGSSHENELILMSVLNCLYDSVSQILRKNVERKAVLDSLDIVMLAMDEICDGGIILDADASSVVQRVALRTDDIPLGEQTVAQVLQSAKEQLKWSLLK